ATCGGTTCAAACGAGTCTATTTCATTAGAAACACGTGTGGTAAACATTCGCCACCTGTTCCGTGAAGAACCACATTCTGGGGGGAGGAGATAGCCTTTGCCTTCTGTCATTGGAGCTGTCAATATCAATAACAATTCAGGTACCGTTAACTTCGGAGATACCCTCAACATATCGCCAAAAACAGCCGCCAAGACATTCTCCGGTTCAGGAGGCGGCAACACAGGTAACGTCGTAAATACGCTCAATGGCGTCAACGCAACCAATACTGTGGACTCCAAT
The window above is part of the Brevibacillus brevis NBRC 100599 genome. Proteins encoded here:
- a CDS encoding spore germination protein — encoded protein: MPSVIGAVNINNNSGTVNFGDTLNISPKTAAKTFSGSGGGNTGNVVNTLNGVNATNTVDSNLVDQPLFGNI